The Vibrio navarrensis genome has a segment encoding these proteins:
- the fis gene encoding DNA-binding transcriptional regulator Fis: MFEQNLTSEALTVTTVTSQDQITQKPLRDSVKASLKNYLAQLNGQEVTELYELVLAEVEQPLLDTIMQYTRGNQTRAATMMGINRGTLRKKLKKYGMN, translated from the coding sequence ATGTTCGAACAAAATCTGACTTCAGAAGCTTTAACCGTAACTACCGTAACATCACAAGATCAAATCACGCAAAAGCCACTACGTGATTCTGTTAAAGCGTCTCTTAAAAACTACTTGGCTCAATTAAACGGTCAGGAAGTGACTGAACTATACGAACTAGTTCTCGCTGAAGTTGAACAGCCATTACTAGATACCATTATGCAGTACACTCGCGGCAACCAAACGCGCGCAGCAACCATGATGGGCATCAACCGCGGTACTCTTCGCAAGAAATTGAAAAAATACGGCATGAACTAA
- a CDS encoding methyl-accepting chemotaxis protein, translating into MVSFGLRILNIKQRLYLLTLVISTLLLIPFGALLYDYQGDLLEAKQVKTRHLVESATSVLAHFQQLESAGVLSRSEAQTQAKQAISALRYEKSDYFWINNEKPAMVMHPIKPQLDGQDLSTFKDPTGKALFVEMVSVVKQSGAGFVYYMWPKPGSEVDVEKLSYVSEFKPWGWIIGTGVYIDDVQALIWQRAQSSLFKLAIAFALMLLLSGLIGNSITAPCRATKEALAEIAKGDGDLTKQLPVEGRDELTQIAQEFNEFTGKIRQIVHNITPVTQDVTGSASELTQVAQHALQKATMQQRSVDSVADAMKQLQASNTGVAESAQEAALAAQNASQKGKEGSNVISKASDYMNALSSTVTQTEQNVQDLANETQKVGAVLEVIRGVAEQTNLLALNAAIEAARAGDQGRGFAVVADEVRTLATRTSHSTDEIQQIIANLQQRASEVCKSMEQTQRQSQETQLQASQAQTALHEIDQQIATILELNRHIAQSSVEQSHTTNQISDSLSQIAEHSDQAAAQANQVAAASEQLMASGHRLQQSVAAFRA; encoded by the coding sequence ATGGTCAGTTTCGGCTTGCGTATATTAAACATCAAGCAGCGGCTTTACTTGCTGACTTTGGTTATTTCAACGCTACTTTTAATCCCTTTTGGAGCGTTGCTTTATGACTATCAAGGCGATTTACTCGAAGCTAAACAGGTCAAGACCCGTCATCTGGTCGAATCTGCCACCAGCGTGCTGGCCCATTTTCAGCAGTTGGAAAGCGCAGGTGTACTTTCTCGCAGCGAAGCGCAGACCCAAGCCAAACAAGCCATCAGTGCGTTGCGTTATGAGAAATCTGATTATTTTTGGATTAATAACGAAAAACCAGCCATGGTGATGCATCCAATCAAGCCTCAATTAGATGGCCAAGATCTCAGCACCTTCAAGGACCCGACGGGCAAGGCGCTATTTGTTGAGATGGTATCAGTGGTCAAACAATCCGGTGCAGGCTTTGTCTACTACATGTGGCCAAAGCCGGGCTCTGAGGTGGATGTGGAAAAGCTCTCTTATGTCAGTGAGTTTAAACCGTGGGGCTGGATTATTGGCACAGGGGTATACATTGACGATGTGCAGGCGCTCATCTGGCAGCGGGCGCAATCATCGCTGTTTAAACTGGCAATCGCTTTTGCCCTGATGCTGCTGCTCTCGGGGCTGATTGGCAATAGCATCACCGCGCCTTGCCGCGCGACCAAAGAGGCGCTGGCCGAGATAGCCAAAGGCGACGGCGACCTCACCAAGCAGTTACCCGTTGAAGGACGTGATGAACTCACGCAAATAGCCCAAGAGTTTAATGAATTTACTGGCAAGATCCGCCAAATCGTACACAACATTACTCCGGTGACTCAAGACGTGACGGGTTCTGCCAGCGAACTGACTCAAGTTGCTCAGCACGCGCTGCAGAAAGCGACCATGCAGCAGCGCTCTGTGGATTCGGTCGCTGATGCGATGAAGCAGTTGCAGGCCAGTAACACTGGCGTTGCCGAGTCGGCGCAAGAAGCGGCGCTGGCCGCGCAAAATGCCAGCCAAAAGGGTAAAGAAGGCAGTAATGTGATTAGCAAAGCATCTGACTATATGAACGCCTTATCGTCAACGGTGACACAAACTGAGCAAAACGTGCAAGATTTAGCCAATGAAACGCAAAAAGTTGGCGCTGTACTGGAAGTGATTCGCGGCGTGGCAGAGCAAACCAATCTGCTCGCGCTCAACGCGGCCATTGAGGCGGCTCGAGCAGGCGACCAGGGACGCGGCTTCGCCGTGGTTGCCGACGAAGTGCGCACCTTGGCTACGCGCACCAGCCACAGCACGGATGAAATCCAGCAGATCATCGCCAATTTGCAGCAAAGGGCCAGTGAGGTGTGTAAATCGATGGAACAGACGCAGCGCCAATCACAAGAAACGCAGTTGCAAGCAAGCCAAGCGCAAACCGCACTGCATGAAATTGATCAGCAGATCGCCACCATCCTAGAGCTTAATCGACACATCGCTCAATCGAGCGTAGAACAATCCCACACCACCAACCAAATCAGCGACAGTCTTAGCCAAATCGCCGAGCATAGTGACCAAGCGGCCGCACAAGCCAACCAAGTTGCCGCGGCCAGCGAGCAGTTAATGGCGAGTGGCCATCGGCTACAACAAAGCGTCGCTGCTTTTCGTGCCTAA
- the zntR gene encoding Zn(2+)-responsive transcriptional regulator — protein sequence MFQIGELAKRCGVSTDTLRFYEKNQLILPAGRSESGYRLYSEENQKQVGFILKAKALGLSLEEIKELLEIKLEATEHSCAEVKAITSAKLALIDEKIAQLSQIRQALKKINDACCGHTDDDASHCSILAALE from the coding sequence ATGTTTCAAATCGGTGAGTTGGCAAAACGGTGCGGCGTGAGTACGGATACGCTGCGTTTTTATGAAAAAAACCAACTGATTTTGCCTGCTGGACGCAGTGAGTCTGGCTATCGTCTCTACAGCGAAGAGAACCAAAAACAGGTCGGTTTTATTCTCAAAGCGAAAGCGCTGGGCTTGAGTTTGGAAGAGATCAAAGAGTTGTTGGAGATCAAGCTCGAAGCGACAGAACACAGCTGCGCTGAGGTGAAAGCGATCACTTCTGCCAAGTTGGCGCTGATCGATGAGAAAATCGCCCAGTTAAGCCAAATTCGTCAGGCGTTGAAGAAAATCAACGATGCCTGTTGTGGTCATACGGATGACGATGCCAGCCACTGCTCGATTTTGGCTGCGTTGGAGTAA
- the purH gene encoding bifunctional phosphoribosylaminoimidazolecarboxamide formyltransferase/IMP cyclohydrolase, translating into MNNARPIRRALISVSDKTGIVEFAQALAQRGVDILSTGGTARLLAEKGIAVTEVSDYTGFPEMMDGRVKTLHPKVHGGVLGRRGQDDDVMAKHGIKPIDIVVVNLYPFAQTVAKEGCTLADAVENIDIGGPTMVRSAAKNHKDVTIVVNAHDYDRVIAEMDANDNSLTLETRFDLAIAAFEHTAAYDGMIANYFGTMVASYGENKEGDEESKFPRTFNQQFIKKQDMRYGENSHQAAAFYVEANPEEASVATARQIQGKALSYNNIADTDAALECVKEFSEPACVIVKHANPCGVALGKDILEAYNRAYQTDPTSAFGGIIAFNQELDAETASAIVERQFVEVIIAPSVSAQAIEVVAAKKNVRLLECGEWSSKTTGFDVKRVNGGLLVQDRDQGMVSLDDVKVVSKRQPTEEELKDALFCWKVAKYVKSNAIVYAKGDMTIGVGAGQMSRVYSAKIAGIKAADEGLEVAGSVMASDAFFPFRDGIDAAAEAGIKCVIQPGGSMRDEEVIAAADEHGMAMIFTGMRHFRH; encoded by the coding sequence ATGAACAACGCTCGTCCTATTCGCCGCGCTCTGATTAGCGTATCAGACAAAACCGGTATTGTTGAGTTTGCACAAGCACTGGCACAACGTGGTGTTGATATTCTGTCGACCGGTGGCACCGCTCGCTTACTGGCAGAAAAAGGCATCGCTGTCACCGAAGTCTCTGACTACACCGGTTTTCCAGAGATGATGGATGGTCGTGTTAAAACCCTTCACCCAAAAGTTCACGGTGGTGTCCTTGGTCGCCGCGGTCAAGACGATGACGTCATGGCGAAACACGGCATCAAGCCAATCGACATCGTCGTGGTTAACCTCTACCCCTTTGCACAAACGGTCGCGAAAGAAGGCTGTACACTGGCTGACGCAGTAGAGAATATCGACATTGGCGGACCAACCATGGTTCGTTCGGCGGCGAAAAACCACAAAGATGTGACCATCGTGGTCAACGCGCACGATTACGATCGCGTGATTGCCGAGATGGACGCCAACGACAACTCTCTGACGCTCGAAACCCGCTTCGACCTCGCGATTGCAGCCTTTGAGCACACAGCCGCTTACGATGGCATGATCGCCAACTACTTCGGCACTATGGTTGCTTCTTACGGAGAGAACAAGGAAGGCGATGAAGAGAGCAAATTCCCTCGCACCTTCAACCAACAGTTCATCAAGAAACAAGACATGCGCTACGGCGAAAACAGCCACCAAGCAGCGGCGTTTTACGTGGAAGCCAACCCAGAAGAAGCGTCTGTGGCGACGGCTCGCCAAATCCAGGGCAAAGCACTGTCTTACAACAACATCGCCGACACCGACGCGGCCCTTGAGTGTGTGAAAGAGTTTAGCGAGCCTGCTTGTGTGATCGTCAAACACGCTAACCCATGCGGCGTCGCACTCGGTAAAGACATCCTTGAAGCGTACAACCGCGCTTACCAAACTGACCCAACCTCCGCATTCGGCGGCATCATCGCCTTCAACCAAGAGCTCGATGCAGAAACGGCGAGCGCTATCGTTGAGCGCCAATTCGTTGAAGTGATCATTGCTCCTTCCGTTTCTGCACAAGCAATCGAAGTGGTGGCTGCGAAGAAAAACGTTCGTCTGCTTGAGTGCGGCGAATGGTCAAGCAAGACCACGGGCTTTGATGTGAAACGCGTTAACGGCGGCCTGCTGGTACAAGACCGTGACCAAGGCATGGTCAGCCTAGATGACGTTAAAGTGGTGTCAAAACGCCAACCCACAGAAGAAGAGCTGAAAGATGCCCTGTTCTGCTGGAAAGTCGCCAAGTACGTAAAATCAAACGCGATTGTCTACGCCAAAGGTGACATGACCATCGGTGTGGGCGCTGGCCAAATGAGCCGCGTGTATTCAGCGAAAATTGCCGGTATCAAAGCGGCAGACGAAGGCCTTGAAGTGGCTGGCAGCGTCATGGCATCAGACGCTTTCTTCCCCTTCCGCGATGGCATTGATGCCGCGGCCGAAGCTGGCATCAAGTGTGTGATTCAGCCTGGTGGTTCGATGCGTGATGAGGAAGTGATTGCTGCCGCTGACGAACACGGCATGGCGATGATCTTCACGGGTATGCGCCACTTCCGCCACTAA
- the purD gene encoding phosphoribosylamine--glycine ligase — MNVLIIGSGGREHALGWKVAQNPNVTTVFVAPGNAGTALEPKLENVNIAVEDIEGLVAFAQEKAIELTIVGPEVPLVLGVVDAFREASLPIFGPTQAAAQLEGSKAFTKDFLARHQIPTAAYANFTEIEPALAYVREQGAPIVVKADGLAAGKGVIVAMSLQEAEDAIQDMLAGNAFGEAGSRVVIEEFLDGEEASFIVMVDGENVLPMATSQDHKRVGDQDTGPNTGGMGAYSPAPVVTPEIHDRVMQEVIYPTVRGMAAEGNPYTGFLYAGLMIDKDGTPKVIEYNCRFGDPETQPIMMRMQSDLVELCLAAIEQKLDQVESKWDPRASIGIVLAAGGYPGDYAKGDVISGLPTDEVEGQKVFHAGTTDKEGHVVTNGGRVLCATALGHSVFEAQQRAYALAKQISWDGMFHRNDIGYRAIAREQQ; from the coding sequence ATGAATGTATTGATTATTGGCTCAGGTGGTCGTGAACATGCGCTGGGCTGGAAAGTGGCACAAAATCCCAATGTCACCACGGTGTTTGTTGCACCGGGAAATGCGGGAACAGCACTGGAGCCTAAGTTAGAAAACGTCAATATCGCTGTCGAAGACATCGAAGGCTTAGTCGCGTTTGCTCAAGAGAAAGCGATTGAACTCACCATCGTGGGTCCTGAAGTACCACTGGTACTGGGGGTGGTTGATGCGTTTCGTGAAGCAAGTCTGCCTATTTTTGGCCCAACGCAAGCCGCGGCGCAGCTTGAAGGTTCAAAAGCCTTTACCAAGGATTTCTTGGCACGCCATCAAATCCCTACCGCTGCCTACGCCAACTTTACGGAAATCGAACCCGCGCTGGCTTACGTCCGTGAACAAGGCGCACCAATCGTCGTGAAAGCCGATGGCCTTGCCGCAGGCAAAGGGGTGATTGTCGCCATGAGCCTGCAAGAAGCCGAAGACGCGATTCAAGACATGCTGGCAGGCAACGCTTTTGGTGAAGCGGGCAGCCGCGTGGTGATCGAAGAGTTCCTTGATGGCGAAGAAGCCAGCTTTATCGTCATGGTGGATGGCGAAAACGTCCTGCCAATGGCCACCAGCCAAGACCACAAACGCGTCGGCGATCAAGACACAGGTCCAAACACTGGCGGTATGGGCGCGTACTCGCCAGCGCCAGTGGTCACACCAGAGATTCATGACCGGGTTATGCAGGAAGTGATCTATCCAACCGTGCGTGGTATGGCCGCGGAAGGCAACCCATACACCGGCTTCCTCTATGCGGGTTTGATGATCGACAAAGATGGCACACCCAAGGTGATCGAGTACAACTGCCGTTTTGGTGATCCAGAAACGCAGCCAATCATGATGCGCATGCAATCGGATCTGGTTGAACTTTGTCTGGCCGCGATCGAGCAGAAACTCGACCAAGTTGAATCAAAATGGGACCCGCGCGCTTCTATCGGTATCGTCCTCGCTGCGGGCGGTTACCCGGGCGATTATGCCAAAGGCGATGTCATTTCAGGCCTACCGACAGACGAAGTCGAAGGGCAGAAAGTGTTCCACGCCGGCACCACCGACAAAGAGGGCCATGTGGTGACCAATGGTGGCCGCGTATTGTGTGCCACTGCCTTAGGTCACAGTGTCTTTGAAGCGCAGCAACGCGCTTATGCACTGGCCAAACAGATCAGCTGGGATGGCATGTTCCATCGCAACGATATCGGTTATCGTGCGATTGCTCGCGAACAGCAGTAA
- a CDS encoding DUF1481 domain-containing protein, whose product MKKLLLTCAACVLLAGCSSSSRTTLEQFTEFTGGQMMGDATSFYWVTEKLSGPQKASDFVLVGEYGWYQSEYRWDEGMLRELIRQGEQRDSKLGLVPYRIHVRFNVDGEAVYQQFRLNSKVLPIQADQLQRYQSEADVLVKKSKQQSRDGLELIQGYWDGETFETCTGEEFSTLEFNQTLPGFVISRLASVDSYVAFLGKKSSKRLEVDTLLLLDEDDRDCVTRPVLIEDEQK is encoded by the coding sequence ATGAAAAAATTACTCCTTACTTGTGCCGCTTGCGTTCTGCTGGCTGGCTGTTCTTCTTCCTCCCGAACTACCCTTGAGCAGTTTACCGAATTCACCGGTGGACAGATGATGGGCGACGCGACCAGTTTTTATTGGGTGACCGAAAAACTTTCCGGGCCACAAAAAGCGTCCGATTTTGTCTTAGTGGGTGAATATGGCTGGTATCAAAGTGAGTATCGCTGGGATGAAGGTATGCTCAGAGAGTTGATTCGACAAGGTGAACAGCGGGATAGCAAGCTGGGCTTGGTGCCTTATCGAATCCACGTTCGTTTCAACGTTGATGGCGAAGCGGTGTACCAACAATTTCGCCTCAACAGCAAGGTGCTGCCGATTCAAGCGGATCAACTGCAACGTTATCAGTCGGAAGCCGATGTGCTGGTGAAAAAAAGCAAGCAGCAGTCGCGTGATGGTTTGGAATTGATCCAAGGTTACTGGGATGGCGAAACCTTTGAAACCTGTACGGGTGAAGAGTTTTCTACGCTTGAGTTTAACCAAACGTTGCCTGGGTTTGTGATTAGCCGTTTGGCGAGCGTCGATAGCTATGTTGCCTTCCTCGGGAAAAAATCGTCCAAGCGTTTGGAAGTCGACACGTTACTGTTGTTAGATGAAGACGACCGAGATTGTGTCACCCGCCCCGTGCTGATTGAAGACGAACAAAAATAA
- a CDS encoding HU family DNA-binding protein — protein MNKTQLIDFIAEKADLSKAQAKAALEATLEGVEGALKEGDQVQLIGFGTFKVNHRAARTGRNPKTGAEIQIAAANVPAFVAGKALKESVN, from the coding sequence ATGAACAAGACCCAATTAATCGACTTTATCGCAGAGAAAGCAGATCTATCTAAAGCACAAGCAAAAGCTGCTCTTGAAGCTACTCTGGAAGGCGTAGAAGGCGCTCTGAAAGAGGGTGACCAGGTTCAACTAATTGGTTTTGGTACATTCAAAGTGAACCACCGTGCTGCGCGCACTGGCCGTAACCCAAAAACGGGTGCTGAGATCCAAATCGCAGCAGCAAACGTGCCAGCGTTCGTTGCAGGCAAAGCACTGAAAGAATCAGTAAACTAA
- a CDS encoding CNNM domain-containing protein, translated as MLLLTIYISIAIGISFICSVLEAVLLSISPSYIAQLKQQAHPAAEQLAKLKADIDRPLASILTLNTIAHTIGAATAGAQAAVVFGSEWLGVFSGVLTLGILVLSEIVPKTIGATYWRQLAPSAAATLRWMVWALTPFVWFSEQITKRLARNHEMPKMRDELSAMAILARESGEFAEGESKILSNLLGIQNVAVTQVMTPRPVVFRVEATTTINEFLAEHRETPFSRPLVYSEQKDNIIGFVHRLELFKLQQAGHGEKQLGAVMRPIHVILNNMPLPKVFDQMMAKRLQLAIVVDEYGTVQGLVTLEDIFEYLLGEEIIDEADKSSDMQQLAYQRWERWKTKHGMIESRDDEDEEINLEKIKSR; from the coding sequence ATGCTACTGCTTACTATCTACATCTCTATCGCTATCGGTATTTCCTTTATCTGTTCGGTATTGGAGGCGGTGTTACTGAGTATCAGCCCGAGCTATATCGCACAGTTGAAACAGCAGGCGCACCCTGCTGCAGAGCAATTGGCTAAGCTTAAAGCGGATATCGACCGTCCGCTGGCCTCGATCCTCACCCTCAATACCATCGCGCATACCATCGGCGCGGCAACCGCAGGCGCACAGGCCGCCGTGGTGTTTGGCAGTGAGTGGCTTGGCGTGTTTTCCGGCGTGCTGACGTTGGGTATTTTGGTGCTGTCGGAAATCGTGCCCAAAACTATCGGTGCGACTTACTGGCGACAGCTCGCCCCGAGCGCGGCGGCCACACTGCGCTGGATGGTGTGGGCACTCACGCCATTTGTGTGGTTCTCTGAACAGATCACTAAAAGGTTGGCGCGCAATCACGAGATGCCAAAAATGCGTGATGAGCTGTCGGCTATGGCGATCCTCGCGCGTGAAAGTGGCGAGTTTGCGGAAGGTGAGTCGAAGATCCTCAGTAACTTACTAGGCATTCAGAACGTGGCCGTGACGCAGGTGATGACACCTCGCCCGGTGGTATTTCGTGTCGAAGCGACCACCACGATTAATGAGTTTCTTGCCGAACATAGAGAGACCCCCTTCTCTCGCCCGCTGGTATACAGCGAGCAGAAAGACAACATCATCGGTTTTGTGCACCGTTTGGAGCTGTTTAAACTGCAACAAGCAGGGCATGGTGAGAAGCAGTTGGGCGCGGTGATGCGACCCATTCACGTGATTCTCAACAATATGCCACTGCCGAAAGTGTTTGACCAAATGATGGCAAAACGTCTGCAACTGGCCATCGTGGTGGATGAATACGGTACGGTGCAAGGCCTAGTGACACTGGAAGATATTTTCGAGTACTTACTTGGTGAGGAGATCATCGACGAAGCGGACAAAAGCAGCGACATGCAGCAGTTGGCGTATCAGCGCTGGGAGCGCTGGAAAACCAAACACGGCATGATTGAAAGCCGCGATGATGAAGACGAAGAGATCAACCTCGAAAAAATCAAATCGCGTTAA
- a CDS encoding YjaG family protein — protein sequence MLQNPLQVRLEKLEPWQQITFMVCLCERMYPNYAMFCDNTGFAEPRNYRNILDSVWEILTVKNAKVNFERQLEKLEELFPSAEEFDLYVVYPAMDACQALSTLLHGLLDRDYLFDSMIKISQQSVQTVADLEQAQGSEPITNDNQKANEAVCAEWDVQWAIFRPLREAQERDIDLIKDLRQELRDEPVSNIGIEL from the coding sequence ATGCTACAAAATCCACTTCAGGTTCGTTTAGAAAAACTGGAACCTTGGCAACAAATCACCTTTATGGTGTGTTTGTGTGAACGAATGTACCCCAACTACGCCATGTTTTGTGACAACACTGGTTTTGCTGAGCCCCGCAACTATCGCAACATTTTAGATAGTGTATGGGAAATTCTCACGGTGAAAAATGCCAAAGTGAATTTTGAGCGTCAACTTGAGAAGTTGGAAGAGTTGTTCCCTAGCGCTGAAGAGTTTGATCTTTATGTTGTTTATCCGGCGATGGATGCGTGTCAGGCATTATCCACTTTGTTGCATGGTTTGTTGGATCGCGACTATCTGTTCGATTCGATGATCAAAATTAGCCAGCAGTCGGTGCAAACCGTGGCGGATTTAGAGCAAGCGCAAGGCAGTGAGCCGATCACCAATGACAATCAGAAAGCCAATGAAGCAGTTTGTGCCGAGTGGGATGTGCAGTGGGCGATTTTCCGTCCGTTGCGTGAAGCACAAGAGCGCGATATCGATCTGATCAAAGATTTACGCCAAGAGCTCAGAGACGAGCCTGTGAGCAACATCGGCATCGAACTGTAA
- a CDS encoding D-2-hydroxyacid dehydrogenase, with protein MHHSEHKIFILTEENQSYHDLLLSHSLPELTITQDPAEADIVLAAPPKVADKLDQFPKLQWLQSTYAGVNALMPSGLRRDYTLTNVRGIFGPLIAEYVLGYSIAHWRHLPLYAQQQQQRQWQPHLYTSLQGKRVVILGTGSIGNHLAHVCSAMRLHTMGINRTGIPPTGSHFHQTYHINELAAALTQADMVVNTLPSTEQTKQLLNQASLSHCRQVLLFNVGRGDVLDNAALLLALKNRWIEHAFLDVFEQEPLPSDHPFWGLKQITITPHIAALSFAEQVVEIFSENYQRWIEGYPLNYQVSFAKGY; from the coding sequence ATGCATCATTCAGAGCACAAGATTTTCATCCTCACTGAAGAGAACCAGAGCTATCACGACCTGCTCTTGAGCCACTCCCTCCCTGAACTGACGATCACCCAAGACCCTGCCGAGGCGGATATCGTGTTAGCCGCCCCGCCGAAAGTCGCCGATAAGCTCGATCAGTTCCCCAAATTACAATGGCTGCAATCCACCTATGCTGGGGTCAACGCACTGATGCCATCCGGCCTGCGTCGTGACTACACGCTTACCAATGTGCGTGGCATTTTTGGTCCGCTGATCGCGGAATATGTGCTGGGTTATAGCATTGCTCACTGGCGCCACTTGCCGCTCTACGCGCAACAGCAGCAGCAACGCCAGTGGCAACCGCACCTCTACACCTCTTTGCAAGGCAAACGGGTGGTCATTTTGGGCACAGGCAGCATTGGTAACCATCTTGCACACGTCTGCTCTGCGATGAGGCTGCACACCATGGGCATAAACCGCACCGGCATTCCACCGACGGGCAGCCATTTTCATCAGACCTATCACATCAATGAATTGGCCGCAGCATTAACGCAAGCAGACATGGTCGTCAACACGCTGCCTAGCACCGAGCAGACAAAACAGTTACTCAACCAAGCCAGTTTGAGCCACTGCCGCCAAGTCTTGCTGTTTAACGTTGGCCGTGGTGATGTATTGGATAATGCGGCACTGCTGCTGGCACTCAAGAACCGTTGGATTGAGCACGCCTTTTTGGATGTGTTTGAGCAAGAACCGCTGCCAAGCGATCATCCATTTTGGGGGTTAAAACAAATCACCATCACACCACACATTGCAGCCTTGAGTTTTGCAGAGCAAGTGGTAGAGATTTTTTCCGAGAATTACCAACGCTGGATTGAAGGCTACCCACTCAACTACCAAGTCAGCTTCGCCAAGGGCTATTAA
- a CDS encoding uracil-DNA glycosylase family protein translates to MALDTLLRQIRACQICANELSLGANPVVQAHSEAKILIIGQAPGTKVHQTSIPWNDASGNRLREWLDLDKTTFYDPKQVAIIPMGFCYPGRGLSGDLPPRKECAPLWHEALLKHLPNIELTLLIGQYAQNYYLADKPKTLTETVQRWQDWLPTYLPLPHPSPRNTLWLRNNPWFEEQTVAYIRQRVHQLL, encoded by the coding sequence TTGGCTCTCGATACTTTATTAAGGCAGATCCGAGCCTGTCAGATTTGTGCAAATGAGCTGTCTTTGGGCGCGAACCCGGTCGTACAAGCTCACTCAGAGGCGAAGATTTTGATCATCGGACAGGCGCCCGGGACCAAAGTGCATCAAACCTCCATACCTTGGAACGATGCCAGCGGCAATCGTTTAAGAGAGTGGCTCGACCTCGACAAAACCACTTTTTATGATCCCAAACAGGTGGCCATTATACCAATGGGGTTTTGCTATCCCGGTCGCGGGCTATCGGGCGATCTTCCGCCACGGAAAGAATGCGCGCCTCTATGGCATGAGGCGCTGCTCAAGCACTTACCCAATATTGAACTGACGCTACTGATTGGCCAGTACGCGCAAAACTACTATTTAGCGGACAAACCCAAAACGCTGACAGAAACGGTTCAACGCTGGCAAGACTGGCTGCCCACCTATCTGCCGCTACCGCATCCGTCACCAAGAAACACCTTGTGGCTGCGCAATAACCCTTGGTTTGAAGAGCAAACCGTGGCCTATATCCGCCAACGCGTACACCAGCTGCTGTGA
- the hemE gene encoding uroporphyrinogen decarboxylase — protein sequence MTELKNDRYLRALLKQPVDCTPVWMMRQAGRYLPEYRATRAQAGDFMSLCRNAELASEVTLQPLRRFPLDAAILFSDILTIPDAMGLGLRFSAGEGPVFDKPITCKADVDKIGLPDPEGELQYVMNAVRQIRKDLQGEVPLIGFSGSPWTLATYMVEGGSSKAFTKIKKMMYAEPQTLHLLLDKLADSVIEYLNAQIKAGAQSVMVFDTWGGVLTPRDYNLFSLQYMHKIVDGLIRENDGRRVPVTLFTKNGGMWLEQIAATGCDAVGLDWTINIADAKARVGDKVALQGNMDPSMLYAPHDRIREEVATILEGFGQGGTGHVFNLGHGIHLDVPPENAGVFVDAVHELSKPYHQ from the coding sequence ATGACTGAATTAAAAAATGACCGCTATCTACGTGCTTTGCTCAAGCAGCCAGTGGATTGCACCCCAGTATGGATGATGCGTCAGGCTGGTCGCTATTTACCTGAGTATCGCGCGACTCGTGCTCAAGCTGGCGATTTTATGTCTTTATGCCGCAACGCTGAGTTGGCCTCAGAAGTGACACTCCAGCCGCTGCGCCGTTTTCCTCTTGATGCGGCCATTCTTTTCTCGGACATTTTGACCATTCCAGATGCCATGGGGCTGGGTTTACGTTTCTCGGCGGGCGAAGGCCCGGTATTCGATAAACCGATCACCTGCAAAGCGGACGTGGATAAGATAGGTCTGCCTGATCCAGAAGGTGAACTGCAATATGTCATGAACGCCGTGCGTCAAATCCGCAAAGATCTGCAAGGCGAAGTGCCGTTGATCGGTTTCTCAGGCAGCCCGTGGACACTGGCAACCTACATGGTTGAAGGGGGCAGCTCGAAAGCCTTCACTAAGATCAAAAAGATGATGTACGCCGAGCCGCAAACGCTGCACCTGCTGCTCGATAAACTCGCCGATAGCGTTATCGAATACCTCAATGCACAGATCAAAGCTGGCGCTCAATCGGTGATGGTGTTTGACACTTGGGGTGGTGTGTTGACTCCGCGTGACTACAACCTGTTCTCGCTGCAGTACATGCATAAAATCGTTGATGGGCTGATACGTGAAAATGACGGTCGCCGAGTGCCGGTCACCCTGTTTACTAAGAACGGCGGCATGTGGTTGGAGCAAATAGCCGCAACAGGTTGTGACGCTGTGGGTCTTGACTGGACCATCAACATTGCCGATGCCAAAGCGCGCGTGGGGGATAAAGTGGCCTTGCAAGGTAACATGGACCCATCCATGTTGTATGCGCCACATGATCGTATCCGTGAAGAAGTGGCGACCATTCTTGAAGGATTTGGCCAAGGTGGAACTGGGCATGTATTTAACTTAGGGCACGGCATTCATCTCGATGTGCCGCCAGAAAACGCAGGCGTGTTTGTTGACGCCGTGCATGAGCTCTCCAAGCCTTACCATCAATAA